One part of the Gemmatimonas sp. genome encodes these proteins:
- a CDS encoding gamma-glutamyltransferase, giving the protein MAPDRRDFLRQAAAAAAAVTVPRGASAMAAPPDPAGAASDGIVTPYFGRKPLARGRNGVVVTSSPHATRAAVELLRAGGNACDAALCASITQCVIEPHMTTITGMLSMLYYDAATGRYSYCNGGVNAPLAPLPGFNPSDLQGGRGVGVPSFWAAFEASCARHGTRPVAELMRPAIRYAREGFPIYPFLYAEMFAQYDTIGRTEAGQRIYMPQGALLPPGAILRQRELADTLERLQQEGSAFFYQGEFARAYCEVVRDAGGVMTPEDFARFEVRWMEPARGTYRGYDVIGSPPPDNGGTHIIESLNMLELLDLARMGPPIESGETLYWMNRIVNEAFTDGARHTDPATHEVPVDYITSKEYAAGRLRLMRMTTPRPVAPAPPPGSNHVTVVDGRGNVATILHSVMSLPWSNGLFAMGASIAASGAHFFRVMPSPGGRATLYVAPTIIARNGRPVLAAGSPSVGLLQNIVQNTVNILDFGIPIEESVLRPRFGGPNPAGPGTNFIEVDLPAKVRAAAERLGARWHVTTPWHFMNGTYEGIHLDPATGVAAACADPRRCGMAEAV; this is encoded by the coding sequence ATGGCCCCTGATCGTCGCGACTTCCTCAGGCAGGCGGCCGCGGCAGCCGCCGCCGTGACCGTCCCCCGTGGCGCCTCCGCGATGGCTGCCCCCCCCGACCCGGCGGGAGCCGCCTCCGACGGGATCGTGACCCCGTACTTCGGCCGGAAGCCGCTGGCGCGTGGGCGGAACGGCGTGGTCGTGACCTCCAGTCCGCACGCCACGCGCGCCGCCGTCGAGCTCCTGCGGGCCGGCGGCAACGCCTGCGACGCGGCGCTGTGCGCGTCCATCACGCAGTGCGTGATCGAGCCGCACATGACGACGATCACCGGCATGCTGAGCATGCTGTACTACGACGCGGCCACCGGGCGCTACAGCTACTGCAACGGCGGGGTGAACGCGCCGCTGGCCCCGCTCCCCGGCTTCAACCCGAGCGACCTGCAGGGGGGCCGCGGCGTGGGTGTCCCGTCGTTCTGGGCCGCGTTCGAGGCATCGTGCGCGCGGCACGGGACGCGGCCGGTGGCCGAGTTGATGCGCCCGGCGATCCGGTACGCGCGCGAGGGGTTCCCGATCTATCCGTTCCTCTACGCCGAGATGTTCGCCCAGTACGACACCATCGGGCGCACGGAGGCCGGGCAGCGCATCTATATGCCGCAGGGCGCCCTCCTCCCCCCGGGGGCCATCCTCCGGCAGCGGGAGCTGGCCGACACCCTCGAGCGCCTGCAGCAGGAGGGGAGCGCGTTCTTCTACCAGGGGGAGTTCGCGCGCGCGTACTGCGAGGTGGTGCGGGACGCCGGGGGCGTCATGACCCCGGAGGACTTCGCGCGCTTCGAGGTGCGCTGGATGGAGCCGGCGCGCGGCACCTATCGCGGCTACGATGTCATCGGCTCGCCCCCGCCGGACAATGGGGGAACGCACATCATCGAGTCGCTCAACATGCTGGAGCTGCTCGACCTCGCCAGGATGGGCCCGCCCATCGAGTCGGGGGAGACGCTGTACTGGATGAACCGCATCGTGAACGAGGCGTTTACCGACGGGGCCCGGCACACCGATCCCGCGACCCACGAGGTCCCCGTCGATTACATCACCTCCAAGGAGTACGCGGCCGGCCGCCTGCGCCTCATGCGCATGACGACACCCAGGCCGGTGGCCCCCGCCCCGCCGCCCGGGTCCAACCACGTCACCGTCGTCGACGGCCGGGGGAACGTGGCCACCATCCTGCACTCCGTGATGTCGCTCCCGTGGTCCAACGGCCTCTTCGCCATGGGGGCCAGCATTGCCGCGTCGGGGGCGCACTTCTTCCGCGTCATGCCCAGCCCGGGCGGGCGCGCCACGCTGTACGTCGCGCCCACCATCATCGCGCGCAACGGCCGGCCGGTGCTCGCCGCAGGGAGCCCCAGCGTGGGGCTCCTGCAGAACATCGTGCAGAACACCGTGAACATCCTCGACTTCGGGATACCCATCGAGGAGTCCGTGCTGCGGCCGCGCTTCGGTGGGCCCAACCCCGCCGGGCCGGGGACCAACTTCATCGAGGTGGACCTCCCCGCGAAGGTGCGCGCCGCCGCCGAGCGGCTGGGCGCCCGCTGGCACGTGACCACGCCGTGGCACTTCATGAACGGCACGTACGAGGGGATTCACCTCGATCCCGCCACCGGCGTGGCCGCCGCCTGCGCGGACCCGAGGCGGTGCGGCATGGCGGAGGCCGTGTAG
- a CDS encoding PEP-CTERM sorting domain-containing protein, which translates to MKRVLAVLASTLLLAVTTAPTAGAQSWNLANDFSLTTNGGTNPWTYGRYTVTTGLDPATFSAFTTYGLRDGSVLATWWDNPTPPTVDPNIQKNITGTTYNQSGTGIAFAPGEVTFGPFLGPSVARWTAPFAGVFSVSAVFKTVQNGNTNPNAYVFLGTNTSPLYNQTVNATGVSYASTLTFTAGQTMDFVVWGNNQNNKTTQVQATITTVPEPGSVALVATGLLGLGVAARRRRRA; encoded by the coding sequence ATGAAGCGGGTCCTGGCCGTCTTGGCATCCACCCTGCTGCTCGCCGTCACCACGGCACCCACCGCTGGCGCCCAGAGCTGGAACCTGGCGAACGATTTTTCGCTCACCACCAACGGCGGAACCAACCCGTGGACCTACGGGCGTTACACGGTGACCACCGGACTGGATCCGGCGACCTTTTCGGCCTTCACCACGTACGGGCTCCGCGACGGTAGCGTCCTGGCGACCTGGTGGGACAACCCGACGCCCCCCACCGTCGACCCAAACATCCAGAAGAACATCACCGGTACCACCTACAATCAGTCCGGTACCGGGATCGCCTTCGCGCCCGGTGAGGTCACCTTCGGCCCCTTCCTCGGGCCTTCCGTGGCCCGCTGGACTGCGCCGTTCGCCGGCGTCTTCAGCGTGAGTGCGGTGTTCAAGACCGTCCAGAACGGGAACACGAACCCGAACGCCTACGTGTTCCTGGGCACGAACACGTCCCCGCTATACAACCAGACCGTGAACGCTACCGGCGTGAGCTACGCCAGCACCCTCACGTTCACCGCCGGCCAGACCATGGACTTCGTGGTCTGGGGCAACAACCAGAACAACAAGACCACCCAGGTCCAGGCCACGATCACCACCGTGCCCGAGCCGGGCTCGGTCGCGCTCGTCGCCACCGGCCTTCTCGGACTCGGCGTCGCGGCCCGCCGTCGCCGGCGCGCCTGA
- a CDS encoding gamma-glutamyltransferase: MPRAVVASYNAEARSAGAQVLAAGGNAFDAFVAATFVEYVVAPGVTSLAGPLTALVHHGGSGERVFLDAELDHVADPDGMWAEGEPDGKGVMVPGALHGLEAIHQRFGSLRWSQLVQPAIALAAHGFPIDESYAGTIAARAGVLSATPYGARTFFRQGNPLQAGARLTQPELAQFLGQVADDGSAAMYRGDWGQRCVVAVRQRGGLMRDADLRDYRSRWRAPRRITYRDHEVYGSSGRSYGGAWSLLALKTLERFDMSGSPHVSESAERLEVMVRIAQHLWAESWLFETENLDSDEKVARFLTAAYGTQVWERVRQELPALPTRRRGTHSYHVVVVDQDGNAITGTNTINALPWGDGIFVDGIPLTTALSHAGNATRPGERRLSPMSSHLVFRNGRVRVVSGTFNASLVEAGFQLVVNAIDFAFSAKRAASAPRFGTYAFADDDLGAGRGRMWLDPSVSKQVTDELRRRGLEFEQGSPFIDTGSGAIAMVGEDGSVDAALLPLIGHEQDEPTPIE, translated from the coding sequence ATGCCCCGAGCAGTCGTCGCGTCCTACAATGCTGAGGCACGAAGCGCCGGGGCCCAGGTCCTGGCAGCAGGGGGCAATGCCTTCGATGCGTTCGTGGCTGCAACGTTCGTCGAGTACGTCGTCGCGCCCGGCGTGACCAGCTTGGCTGGCCCGCTGACTGCGCTCGTCCATCACGGGGGAAGCGGCGAACGGGTCTTTCTTGATGCCGAGCTGGATCACGTGGCTGATCCCGATGGCATGTGGGCCGAGGGGGAGCCCGATGGGAAAGGGGTCATGGTTCCCGGCGCCCTGCATGGCCTGGAGGCGATCCATCAACGGTTCGGAAGCCTTCGGTGGTCGCAGCTTGTGCAGCCCGCGATCGCACTGGCGGCGCACGGCTTCCCGATCGACGAGAGCTATGCCGGGACGATCGCCGCGCGGGCAGGCGTCTTGAGCGCTACCCCCTATGGCGCGAGGACCTTCTTTCGGCAAGGAAACCCCCTCCAAGCGGGTGCGCGACTGACGCAGCCGGAATTGGCGCAGTTCCTCGGGCAGGTTGCCGACGACGGATCAGCGGCCATGTATCGTGGGGACTGGGGGCAGCGTTGCGTGGTAGCCGTGCGACAGCGAGGTGGGTTGATGCGCGACGCGGATCTGCGCGACTACCGATCGCGGTGGCGAGCGCCTCGACGCATCACCTACCGCGATCATGAGGTCTACGGCTCGTCGGGTCGATCCTACGGGGGGGCGTGGTCGCTTCTGGCGCTCAAGACGCTTGAGCGGTTCGACATGAGCGGCAGCCCCCACGTCTCGGAGTCCGCCGAGCGACTTGAGGTCATGGTTCGCATCGCGCAGCATCTCTGGGCCGAATCGTGGCTCTTTGAGACGGAGAACCTCGACAGTGACGAGAAGGTCGCCCGGTTCCTGACCGCCGCCTACGGCACGCAGGTGTGGGAACGGGTGCGACAGGAGCTACCCGCCCTGCCGACCCGGCGCCGAGGCACCCACAGCTATCACGTGGTGGTCGTCGATCAGGACGGCAACGCGATCACCGGGACCAACACCATCAATGCGCTGCCGTGGGGCGATGGGATCTTCGTCGATGGCATTCCGCTGACGACGGCGCTGTCGCATGCCGGCAATGCGACGCGTCCGGGGGAGCGCCGACTCTCGCCGATGTCGTCGCATCTGGTGTTCCGGAACGGACGCGTGCGGGTCGTCTCCGGGACATTCAACGCGTCGCTGGTCGAGGCGGGATTCCAGCTCGTGGTGAATGCGATCGACTTTGCCTTCAGCGCGAAGCGCGCGGCGTCGGCACCACGCTTCGGGACCTATGCCTTTGCCGACGACGACCTGGGCGCTGGCCGCGGGAGGATGTGGCTCGATCCATCGGTGTCGAAGCAGGTCACGGACGAGCTTCGTCGTCGCGGTCTGGAGTTCGAGCAAGGGAGCCCCTTCATCGACACCGGGAGCGGCGCGATCGCGATGGTGGGCGAGGATGGATCGGTGGATGCCGCACTGTTGCCCCTGATCGGCCACGAGCAGGACGAGCCCACCCCCATCGAGTGA
- a CDS encoding site-2 protease family protein yields MVTSLLKPAPLTLVLFLSLAVPAALLDQPGNRLAEVLGVLAMLLPGVLVVLGVHELGHVVGGLLSGHRFIALVVGPFAVSRLGVRLKVEWNRVWLFYGGLAMLAPRGGQLPPIRASVAVYAGGPLASLLLGGLFMALHVGFGLDDVTRRTIAAGTHTTGDLLLGAFTFTMGCTSLLIALVTMIPNAVAGFTSDGAAIRILLKGGPEAERLQAIHAVMGQLSEGARPRDWSPEFIRRAAGVQDGSAMESGAANYGLMHALDRGDLAAARAHLQRLQVASAKAPAVGKGDLRLAEAWLAVADGRTSEARTAFAQTEGTLVEAFSRRRVLAAILVAEGKADEGMAAARDGLALFMQEADHPFPGAAAMEREWLLELAEGKLPVVLTRTGAPE; encoded by the coding sequence ATGGTCACGTCTCTCCTCAAGCCAGCGCCCCTGACGCTGGTGCTCTTCCTGTCGCTGGCCGTCCCGGCGGCCCTGCTCGACCAGCCCGGCAACCGGCTGGCCGAGGTGCTCGGGGTCCTCGCCATGTTGCTGCCGGGCGTGCTCGTGGTGCTCGGCGTGCACGAACTCGGCCACGTGGTCGGCGGCCTCCTGAGCGGGCACCGGTTCATCGCGCTCGTGGTCGGTCCGTTCGCGGTGTCGCGCCTGGGGGTGCGGCTCAAGGTGGAGTGGAACCGGGTGTGGTTGTTCTACGGTGGGCTCGCGATGCTGGCGCCGCGTGGCGGGCAGCTCCCGCCCATCCGCGCGTCGGTGGCGGTCTACGCCGGCGGGCCGCTGGCGAGCCTCCTCCTCGGCGGGCTCTTCATGGCGCTCCACGTGGGTTTCGGCCTGGACGACGTGACGCGCCGCACGATCGCGGCGGGGACGCACACGACCGGCGACCTGCTGCTCGGTGCCTTCACCTTTACGATGGGGTGCACCTCACTGCTCATCGCGCTCGTCACGATGATCCCCAACGCCGTCGCCGGCTTCACCAGCGACGGCGCGGCCATCCGCATCCTCCTCAAGGGCGGGCCGGAGGCCGAGCGGCTGCAGGCGATACACGCGGTGATGGGCCAGCTCAGCGAGGGCGCCCGTCCCCGAGACTGGTCGCCCGAGTTCATCCGGCGCGCAGCCGGCGTCCAGGACGGCTCCGCCATGGAGAGCGGGGCGGCGAACTACGGGCTGATGCACGCGCTCGACCGTGGCGATCTCGCCGCCGCCAGGGCGCACCTGCAGCGCCTGCAGGTGGCGAGCGCGAAGGCGCCCGCCGTGGGAAAGGGGGACCTGCGGCTGGCCGAGGCGTGGCTGGCGGTGGCCGACGGGCGCACGTCGGAGGCCCGGACGGCGTTCGCGCAGACGGAGGGGACGCTGGTGGAGGCGTTCAGCCGTCGCCGCGTGCTGGCGGCCATCCTCGTGGCCGAGGGGAAGGCCGACGAGGGGATGGCGGCGGCGCGGGACGGGCTCGCGCTGTTCATGCAGGAGGCGGATCACCCCTTCCCCGGGGCGGCGGCGATGGAACGGGAGTGGCTTTTGGAACTCGCCGAGGGGAAGCTGCCGGTGGTGCTCACCCGGACGGGCGCACCGGAATGA